One Tamandua tetradactyla isolate mTamTet1 chromosome 20, mTamTet1.pri, whole genome shotgun sequence DNA segment encodes these proteins:
- the TRIM58 gene encoding E3 ubiquitin-protein ligase TRIM58 encodes MASGPPPERLRDEARCPVCLDFLQDPVSIACGHSFCFRCISEFCEKSEGAQGGVYACPQCRGRFGRESFRPNRQLASLVDSVRQLALGAGPAGTRVCALHGEELSRFCEEDQAALCWLCDAAPEHRGHRTAPLQEAAGAYQIKLQIALGLLRKQIEEALTQEASVGKKTVIWKEKVEMRRQCFRSEFEKCRGFLAQEEQLQLRRLEEEERSTLQRLRDSKNRLVQQSKDLKGLAEELEERCQRPALGLLEGVRGVLSRSNNITRLEPETIPMELRTRCHVPGMREMLRKFQVDVKLDPGTAHPSLLLTADLRSVQDGELWRDIPGNPERFDTWPCILGLQNFSSGRHYWEVRVGEKAEWGLGVCQDTVPRKGETTPSPENGIWALWLLKGNEYMVLASPSVPVLHLERPHCIGIFLDYEAGEISFYDVTHESHIYTFNQLFSGVLRPYFFICDTIPVILPSMMEIESESWACRSQFDPTFNFRDIYS; translated from the exons ATGGCCTCGGGGCCACCCCCGGAGCGGCTGCGGGACGAGGCCCGGTGTCCCGTGTGCCTGGACTTCCTGCAGGACCCGGTCAGCATCGCCTGCGGCCACAGTTTCTGCTTCCGGTGCATCTCCGAGTTCTGCGAGAAGTCCGAGGGCGCGCAGGGCGGCGTCTACGCGTGTCCGCAGTGCCGGGGCCGCTTCGGCCGGGAGAGCTTCCGGCCCAACCGGCAGCTGGCCAGCCTGGTGGACAGCGTGCGGCAGCTGGCGCTGGGCGCGGGGCCCGCGGGGACGCGCGTGTGCGCGCTGCACGGCGAGGAGCTGAGCCGCTTCTGCGAGGAGGACCAGGCGGCGCTGTGCTGGCTCTGCGACGCCGCCCCCGAGCACCGCGGCCACCGCACCGCGCCTCTGCAGGAGGCCGCCGGAGCCTACCAG ATCAAACTCCAAATTGCCCTGGGACTTCTGAGGAAACAGATAGAGGAAGCTTTGACTCAGGAAGCCAGTGTGGGGAAGAAGACGGTCATTTGGAAG GAGAAAGTGGAAATGCGGAGGCAGTGCTTCAGGTCAGAATTCGAGAAGTGCCGTGGCTTCCTGGCCCAGGAGGAGCAACTTCAGCTGAGAcggctggaggaggaggaacgCAGCACCCTGCAGAGGCTGCGTGACAGCAAGAACAGGTTGGTTCAGCAAAGCAAGGACCTGAAGGGCCTGGCTGAGGAGCTGGAAGAGAGGTGTCAGCGCCCTGCGCTTGGTCTGCTGGAG ggtgtGAGAGGTGTCTTGAGCAG AAGTAACAATATCACACGATTGGAACCTGAGACCATCCCCATGGAGCTGAGGACAAGATGTCATGTCCCTGGGATGAGGGAAATGTTAAGGAAGTTCCAAG TGGACGTAAAGCTGGATCCTGGCACGGCTCATCCCAGCCTCCTCTTGACGGCTGACCTGCGCAGTGTGCAGGATGGAGAACTGTGGAGGGACATCCCTGGCAACCCTGAGCGCTTTGACACATGGCCCTGCATCCTGGGTTTGCAGAACTTCTCGTCAGGGAGGCATTACTGGGAGGTCCGGGTGGGAGAAAAAGCAGAGTGGGGCTTAGGCGTCTGTCAAGACACAGTGCCAAGAAAAGGGGAAACCACACCATCTCCTGAGAACGGAATCTGGGCCTTATGGCTACTGAAAGGGAATGAGTACATGGTTCTTGCCTCGCCATCTGTTCCAGTCCTCCATCTGGAAAGACCTCACTGCATTGGGATTTTCTTGGACTATGAAGCTGGTGAAATTTCCTTTTATGATGTCACCCATGAGTCTCACATCTACACATTCAACCAACTGTTTTCTGGTGTTCTCCGACcttattttttcatctgtgaCACAATCCCTGTTATCTTGCCATCTATGATGGAAATAGAGTCAGAGAGTTGGGCATGCAGGAGTCAATTTGACCCAACCTTTAATTTTAGAGACATTTATTCCTAA